One Neoarius graeffei isolate fNeoGra1 chromosome 19, fNeoGra1.pri, whole genome shotgun sequence genomic region harbors:
- the ctdspla gene encoding CTD (carboxy-terminal domain, RNA polymerase II, polypeptide A) small phosphatase-like a isoform X2 gives MSRSSDRTHTSEWGKVSQSNSSLKKHRSRSIFSPFFCCFRNYNVDPPLQNNKTCSLPPPAAENSGSPKCDQVQVIPIPSSPAKYLLPEISITDYGKNCVVIDLDETLVHSSFKPISNADFIVPVEIDGTVHQVYVLKRPHVDEFLQKMGELFECVLFTASLAKYADPVADLLDQWGVFRARLFRESCVFHRGNYVKDLSRLGRQLSKVIIVDNSPASYIFHPENAVPVQSWFDDMTDTELLDLLPLFEGLSREQDVYSVLQSLKAR, from the exons ATGAGCCGGAGCTCAGACCGAACGCATACGAGTGAATGGGGCAAAG TCTCGCAATCGAACAGCAGCTTAAAGAAACACAGGAGCAGGAGCATCTTCAGCCCTTTCTTCTGCTGCTTCCGCAACTACAATGTGGACCCGCCACTTCAGAACAACAAGACGTGTTCACTGCCTCCACCTGCCGCGGAGAACAGCGGCTCTCCTAAG TGTGATCAGGTCCAGGTTATCCCTATCCCCAGT TCTCCAGCCAAATACCTCCTACCTGAAATCAGCATCACGGACTACGGCAAGAACTGTGTGGTGATCGACCTCGACGAGACCCTGGTCCACAGCTCCTTTAAG CCCATCAGCAATGCAGATTTCATCGTTCCTGTGGAAATCGATGGAACAGTCCATCAG GTCTATGTGTTAAAGAGACCTCATGTGGACGAGTTTCTGCAGAAGATGGGTGAACTGTTCGAATGTGTGCTCTTCACAGCCAGCTTAGCTAAG TATGCTGACCCTGTGGCAGATCTGCTTGATCAGTGGGGTGTGTTTCGTGCGCGCCTCTTCAGGGAATCCTGCGTGTTCCACCGAGGGAACTACGTTAAAGACCTCAGCCGGCTGGGCCGACAACTCAGCAAAGTGATCATAGTGGACAACTCGCCCGCCTCGTACATCTTCCACCCGGAGAACGCT GTCCCAGTGCAGTCATGGTTTGATGACATGACAGATACAGAACTGCTGGACTTGCTGCCTCTGTTTGAGGGTCTGAGCAGAGAGCAGGACGTTTACAGCGTGTTACAGAGCCTGAAGGCCAGGTAG
- the ctdspla gene encoding CTD (carboxy-terminal domain, RNA polymerase II, polypeptide A) small phosphatase-like a isoform X3 — MDNTSIITQVANPKEDEIISSSQEKVSQSNSSLKKHRSRSIFSPFFCCFRNYNVDPPLQNNKTCSLPPPAAENSGSPKSPAKYLLPEISITDYGKNCVVIDLDETLVHSSFKPISNADFIVPVEIDGTVHQVYVLKRPHVDEFLQKMGELFECVLFTASLAKYADPVADLLDQWGVFRARLFRESCVFHRGNYVKDLSRLGRQLSKVIIVDNSPASYIFHPENAVPVQSWFDDMTDTELLDLLPLFEGLSREQDVYSVLQSLKAR; from the exons TCTCGCAATCGAACAGCAGCTTAAAGAAACACAGGAGCAGGAGCATCTTCAGCCCTTTCTTCTGCTGCTTCCGCAACTACAATGTGGACCCGCCACTTCAGAACAACAAGACGTGTTCACTGCCTCCACCTGCCGCGGAGAACAGCGGCTCTCCTAAG TCTCCAGCCAAATACCTCCTACCTGAAATCAGCATCACGGACTACGGCAAGAACTGTGTGGTGATCGACCTCGACGAGACCCTGGTCCACAGCTCCTTTAAG CCCATCAGCAATGCAGATTTCATCGTTCCTGTGGAAATCGATGGAACAGTCCATCAG GTCTATGTGTTAAAGAGACCTCATGTGGACGAGTTTCTGCAGAAGATGGGTGAACTGTTCGAATGTGTGCTCTTCACAGCCAGCTTAGCTAAG TATGCTGACCCTGTGGCAGATCTGCTTGATCAGTGGGGTGTGTTTCGTGCGCGCCTCTTCAGGGAATCCTGCGTGTTCCACCGAGGGAACTACGTTAAAGACCTCAGCCGGCTGGGCCGACAACTCAGCAAAGTGATCATAGTGGACAACTCGCCCGCCTCGTACATCTTCCACCCGGAGAACGCT GTCCCAGTGCAGTCATGGTTTGATGACATGACAGATACAGAACTGCTGGACTTGCTGCCTCTGTTTGAGGGTCTGAGCAGAGAGCAGGACGTTTACAGCGTGTTACAGAGCCTGAAGGCCAGGTAG
- the ctdspla gene encoding CTD (carboxy-terminal domain, RNA polymerase II, polypeptide A) small phosphatase-like a isoform X1 gives MDNTSIITQVANPKEDEIISSSQEKVSQSNSSLKKHRSRSIFSPFFCCFRNYNVDPPLQNNKTCSLPPPAAENSGSPKCDQVQVIPIPSSPAKYLLPEISITDYGKNCVVIDLDETLVHSSFKPISNADFIVPVEIDGTVHQVYVLKRPHVDEFLQKMGELFECVLFTASLAKYADPVADLLDQWGVFRARLFRESCVFHRGNYVKDLSRLGRQLSKVIIVDNSPASYIFHPENAVPVQSWFDDMTDTELLDLLPLFEGLSREQDVYSVLQSLKAR, from the exons TCTCGCAATCGAACAGCAGCTTAAAGAAACACAGGAGCAGGAGCATCTTCAGCCCTTTCTTCTGCTGCTTCCGCAACTACAATGTGGACCCGCCACTTCAGAACAACAAGACGTGTTCACTGCCTCCACCTGCCGCGGAGAACAGCGGCTCTCCTAAG TGTGATCAGGTCCAGGTTATCCCTATCCCCAGT TCTCCAGCCAAATACCTCCTACCTGAAATCAGCATCACGGACTACGGCAAGAACTGTGTGGTGATCGACCTCGACGAGACCCTGGTCCACAGCTCCTTTAAG CCCATCAGCAATGCAGATTTCATCGTTCCTGTGGAAATCGATGGAACAGTCCATCAG GTCTATGTGTTAAAGAGACCTCATGTGGACGAGTTTCTGCAGAAGATGGGTGAACTGTTCGAATGTGTGCTCTTCACAGCCAGCTTAGCTAAG TATGCTGACCCTGTGGCAGATCTGCTTGATCAGTGGGGTGTGTTTCGTGCGCGCCTCTTCAGGGAATCCTGCGTGTTCCACCGAGGGAACTACGTTAAAGACCTCAGCCGGCTGGGCCGACAACTCAGCAAAGTGATCATAGTGGACAACTCGCCCGCCTCGTACATCTTCCACCCGGAGAACGCT GTCCCAGTGCAGTCATGGTTTGATGACATGACAGATACAGAACTGCTGGACTTGCTGCCTCTGTTTGAGGGTCTGAGCAGAGAGCAGGACGTTTACAGCGTGTTACAGAGCCTGAAGGCCAGGTAG